In Rutidosis leptorrhynchoides isolate AG116_Rl617_1_P2 chromosome 2, CSIRO_AGI_Rlap_v1, whole genome shotgun sequence, one genomic interval encodes:
- the LOC139890640 gene encoding mannosyltransferase APTG1-like isoform X1, giving the protein MRKRTNADVLIHRDEVSNFKSLQEDRNQRNNQSPSSKKVLLICLVFRMTNSLFVQTYFNPDEHWQALEVAHRITFGYGHLTWEWSRGIRSYVHPMLFAVLYKVLAFLHIDTPFFMIRAPRLFQSILSSSGDLYLFKLSNVLYGGHVAQWAVSFDFQTLLYSLSAYRIPQMLNLTVFQLFAQLTNWFMFYCITRTLSNSLETVLTVISLYYWPCLRVRSSDGLPVSRPWALVAAAIACAIRPTSAIIWVYVGLMELFVSRDRLKFVFLEVVPIGFIVLGMTFLLDRLMYGSWVLVPLNFLKFNFLSSGGDYYGTHPWHWYFTQGFTVMIFTYLPFTVVGIIQSKNWKLSGLILWVLVLYSVLGHKEFRFVLPVLPIALVYAGYSLAMLSQRYSSSKRNQKTTNARTKSSWKIQSAVFFLLVTNVPMAIYMSMIHQRGSEDVMNYLAKEALNGDVKNILFLTPCHATPYYSTLHKNIPMRFLDCSPREVKGTPDESDNFMMDPIGFMSEFAKNWSQPSHIILFDNEEKQLKEFLFTHSFVEKKRFFHSHFKVDRDLQASVVLYALLNQ; this is encoded by the exons ATGAGGAAGCGGACAAACGCTGATGTATTGATACATAGAGATGAAGTATCAAATTTCAAATCGTTGCAAGAAGATAGAAATCAGAGGAACAATCAATCTCCATCATCCAAGAAAGTTTTGTTAATTTGTTTAGTATTCAGAATGACAAATTCCCTTTTTGTACAAACTTATTTTAATCCGGATGAGCACTGGCAAGCACTTGAAGTTGCACATCGAATTACCTTTGG ATATGGGCATTTAACATGGGAGTGGTCTAGGGGTATACGTAGTTATGTACACCCAATGTTATTTGCAGTTCTCTATAAAGTTCTTGCCTTCTTACATATCGATACTCCATTTTTCATG ATTAGGGCTCCACGACTATTTCAATCTATTTTGTCTTCATCTGGTGATCTCTACTTGTTCAAATTATCAAACGTATTGTATGGTGGCCATGTTGCTCAGTGGGCTGTATCCTTTGACTTTCAAACATTGTTATATTCTTTATCTGCATATCGTATTCCTCAAATGTTAAACTTAACTGTATTTCAGCTCTTTGCACAGTTGACAAACTGGTTTATGTTTTATTGTATTACACGCACTTTATCCAATAGTTTAGAGACTGTTCTTACAGTTATTAGTCTCTACTACTGGCCCTGTTTGAGGGTCAGATCTAGCGATGGTCTCCCAGTTTCTAGACCATGGGCCTTGGTTGCAGCTGCCATAGCCTGTGCCATTCGGCCCACAAGTGCTATAATATGGGTTTATGTTGGCCTCATGGAGCTTTTTGTGTCCCGCGATAGACTGAAGTTTGTTTTTCTTGAAGTTGTTCCTATCGG GTTTATTGTGCTTGGAATGACGTTTTTACTTGACCGTTTAATGTATGGTTCGTGGGTTTTGGTGCCTCTCAACTTTCTAAAATTTAACTTTCTTTCATCTGGAGGTGACTATTATGGGACCCATCCATGGCATTGGTACTTCACTCAGGGATTTACTGTCATGATCTTCACTTATTTACCTTTTACGGTGGTTGGCATCATCCAATCTAAAAACTGGAAGCTATCAGGACTCATTTTGTGGGTCTTAGTGCTTTATAGTGTTCTAGGGCACAAAGAATTCAG GTTTGTTCTCCCTGTGCTTCCAATTGCGTTAGTTTACGCCGGGTATTCATTAGCCATGTTAAGCCAGCGATATTCATCTAGTAAAAGAAACCAAAAAACTACAAACGCTCGCACTAAAAGCTCATGGAAGATACAATCAGCGGTCTTTTTCTTGCTTGTAACAAATGTTCCCATGGCCATTTACATGAGTATGATTCATCAG AGAGGAAGTGAAGACGTCATGAATTATTTAGCTAAAGAGGCACTAAACGGAGATGTGAAAAACATCCTGTTCTTAACACCATGTCATGCTACTCCCTACTATTCGACCTTGCATAAAAATATTCCTATGCGTTTCTTAGACTGCTCACCAAG GGAAGTGAAGGGAACGCCTGATGAGTCCGACAACTTCATGATGGACCCAATTGGTTTCATGTCGGAATTTGCAAAAAACTGGTCTCAACCAAGTCATATTATACTATTCGACAATGAAGAAAAACAACTTAAAGAATTTCTTTTCACACATTCTTTTGTCGAG AAAAAAAGATTTTTTCATTCACATTTCAAGGTGGACCGAGATCTACAAGCATCAGTCGTTCTCTATGCTCTTCTAAACCAGTGA
- the LOC139887713 gene encoding serine/threonine-protein phosphatase 7 long form homolog → MYDFGVITKTIRLGFMASYGRRSNNTLQDVQILWGLPINGDVVSGVWHSLTPDQWSDFAGQYLGIDVHPNNIKSGHILISALCAELNEPIGETERSHQQRARVYLLDALSSFLFPDGNSTSAPLNYVQNLINFERLSWGSAVLAHVYRNLYCTSEKTDQSGINGAMLLVQHWVYARIPSLAPRLLNDIVLTSNDTLKGPYGVSFEQTPTHVLSTCRSGLSALRPNEFLWLPYRTIINRLPDECRADVNLWTYRGAILFWATIEMHLPDRVCRQYGWIQDIPSSDLLWTKASCHTPHNPTAKSKRGYKANETAS, encoded by the exons atgtatgattttggcgtcaTCACCAAGACGATCAGATTGGGGTTTATGGCATCATATGGAAG GAGAAGCAACAACACATTGCAAGATGTTCAAATTTTATGGGGTTTACCCATAAATGGAGATGTTGTTTCGGGTGTATGGCATAGTTTAACGCCGGATCAATGGTCTGATTTTGCTGGCCAATATTTAGGAATTGATGTTCATCCTAATAACATAAAATCAGGACACATCTTAATATCTGCTTTATGTGCGGAGTTGAATGAGCCAATTGGTGAGACTGAGAGATCTCACCAACAACGGGCTAGAGTTTATTTGTTAGATGCATTGTCTTCCTTTCTATTCCCCGACGGTAATTCGACGAGTGCTCCGTTAAACTATGTGCAAAACCTCATCAACTTTGAACGTTTGAGTTGGGGTAGTGCGGTGCTAGCACATGTATATAGAAATTTGTATTGTACATCTGAAAAGACAGACCAATCAGGCATAAATGGTGCGATGCTTTTAGTGCAACATTGGGTGTATGCAAGAATTCCTAGTCTTGCGCCACGTCTTTTGAACGATATAGTATTGACATCCAATGATACTTTGAAGGGACCGTACGGTGTGAG CTTCGAACAAACACCCACACATGTATTGAGTACGTGTCGCTCAGGGTTGTCGGCGTTACGCCCTAATGAG TTTCTTTGGCTTCCGTATCGAACAATTATCAACCGTCTACCCGATGAGTGTAGAGCTGATGTTAACTTGTGGACATACCGTGGCGCTATTCTATTTTGGGCTACGATTGAGATGCATCTCCCAGATAGGGTATGCAGACAGTACGGATGGATTCAGGATATTCCGTCGTCGGACTTGTTGTGGACAAAGGCATCATGCCATACACCGCACAACCCTACGGCCAAGAGCAAACGCGGATATAAGGCTAACGAAACCGCAAGTTGA
- the LOC139890640 gene encoding mannosyltransferase APTG1-like isoform X2 gives MRKRTNADVLIHRDEVSNFKSLQEDRNQRNNQSPSSKKVLLICLVFRMTNSLFVQTYFNPDEHWQALEVAHRITFGYGHLTWEWSRGIRSYVHPMLFAVLYKVLAFLHIDTPFFMIRAPRLFQSILSSSGDLYLFKLSNVLYGGHVAQWALFAQLTNWFMFYCITRTLSNSLETVLTVISLYYWPCLRVRSSDGLPVSRPWALVAAAIACAIRPTSAIIWVYVGLMELFVSRDRLKFVFLEVVPIGFIVLGMTFLLDRLMYGSWVLVPLNFLKFNFLSSGGDYYGTHPWHWYFTQGFTVMIFTYLPFTVVGIIQSKNWKLSGLILWVLVLYSVLGHKEFRFVLPVLPIALVYAGYSLAMLSQRYSSSKRNQKTTNARTKSSWKIQSAVFFLLVTNVPMAIYMSMIHQRGSEDVMNYLAKEALNGDVKNILFLTPCHATPYYSTLHKNIPMRFLDCSPREVKGTPDESDNFMMDPIGFMSEFAKNWSQPSHIILFDNEEKQLKEFLFTHSFVEKKRFFHSHFKVDRDLQASVVLYALLNQ, from the exons ATGAGGAAGCGGACAAACGCTGATGTATTGATACATAGAGATGAAGTATCAAATTTCAAATCGTTGCAAGAAGATAGAAATCAGAGGAACAATCAATCTCCATCATCCAAGAAAGTTTTGTTAATTTGTTTAGTATTCAGAATGACAAATTCCCTTTTTGTACAAACTTATTTTAATCCGGATGAGCACTGGCAAGCACTTGAAGTTGCACATCGAATTACCTTTGG ATATGGGCATTTAACATGGGAGTGGTCTAGGGGTATACGTAGTTATGTACACCCAATGTTATTTGCAGTTCTCTATAAAGTTCTTGCCTTCTTACATATCGATACTCCATTTTTCATG ATTAGGGCTCCACGACTATTTCAATCTATTTTGTCTTCATCTGGTGATCTCTACTTGTTCAAATTATCAAACGTATTGTATGGTGGCCATGTTGCTCAGTGGGCT CTCTTTGCACAGTTGACAAACTGGTTTATGTTTTATTGTATTACACGCACTTTATCCAATAGTTTAGAGACTGTTCTTACAGTTATTAGTCTCTACTACTGGCCCTGTTTGAGGGTCAGATCTAGCGATGGTCTCCCAGTTTCTAGACCATGGGCCTTGGTTGCAGCTGCCATAGCCTGTGCCATTCGGCCCACAAGTGCTATAATATGGGTTTATGTTGGCCTCATGGAGCTTTTTGTGTCCCGCGATAGACTGAAGTTTGTTTTTCTTGAAGTTGTTCCTATCGG GTTTATTGTGCTTGGAATGACGTTTTTACTTGACCGTTTAATGTATGGTTCGTGGGTTTTGGTGCCTCTCAACTTTCTAAAATTTAACTTTCTTTCATCTGGAGGTGACTATTATGGGACCCATCCATGGCATTGGTACTTCACTCAGGGATTTACTGTCATGATCTTCACTTATTTACCTTTTACGGTGGTTGGCATCATCCAATCTAAAAACTGGAAGCTATCAGGACTCATTTTGTGGGTCTTAGTGCTTTATAGTGTTCTAGGGCACAAAGAATTCAG GTTTGTTCTCCCTGTGCTTCCAATTGCGTTAGTTTACGCCGGGTATTCATTAGCCATGTTAAGCCAGCGATATTCATCTAGTAAAAGAAACCAAAAAACTACAAACGCTCGCACTAAAAGCTCATGGAAGATACAATCAGCGGTCTTTTTCTTGCTTGTAACAAATGTTCCCATGGCCATTTACATGAGTATGATTCATCAG AGAGGAAGTGAAGACGTCATGAATTATTTAGCTAAAGAGGCACTAAACGGAGATGTGAAAAACATCCTGTTCTTAACACCATGTCATGCTACTCCCTACTATTCGACCTTGCATAAAAATATTCCTATGCGTTTCTTAGACTGCTCACCAAG GGAAGTGAAGGGAACGCCTGATGAGTCCGACAACTTCATGATGGACCCAATTGGTTTCATGTCGGAATTTGCAAAAAACTGGTCTCAACCAAGTCATATTATACTATTCGACAATGAAGAAAAACAACTTAAAGAATTTCTTTTCACACATTCTTTTGTCGAG AAAAAAAGATTTTTTCATTCACATTTCAAGGTGGACCGAGATCTACAAGCATCAGTCGTTCTCTATGCTCTTCTAAACCAGTGA
- the LOC139890639 gene encoding transcription factor IBH1-like 1: MQTSSNLKKEFIKKWVKGLEICYSSKKNMNVMERKKMIKLCADIALASAKNGTTSWSNALISDAKKDDESKILVNNLIGRRELNRFKPQKTSHQSTTITYDHKRVRSKNILKRSCSLSQRMKKMVPPKSNLAIFVAKRLVKKRTQVLKKLVPGGESMDEFSLIRETLDYILSLKVQVDVMRSVVNATEVLNQSNSKI, encoded by the coding sequence ATGCAGACTTCTAGCAATCTTAAGAAAGAGTTCATCAAGAAATGGGTAAAGGGTCTTGAAATATGTTATTCTTCAAAGAAGAATATGAATGTTATGGAAAGAAAGAAGATGATAAAACTTTGTGCAGACATTGCTCTAGCTTCTGCTAAAAATGGAACAACTTCATGGAGCAATGCACTAATTTCCGATGCTAAAAAAGACGACGAAAGCAAGATTCTTGTCAACAACTTAATCGGACGGCGCGAGTTAAACCGGTTCAAGCCACAAAAGACTAGCCACCAAAGTACTACTATCACTTATGATCATAAGAGGGTTAGAAGCAAAAATATTTTGAAAAGGAGTTGTAGTCTTAGCCAAAGAATGAAAAAGATGGTTCCTCCAAAGTCAAATTTAGCGATTTTTGTCGCGAAAAGGTTGGTTAAGAAGCGAACGCAAGTGCTTAAAAAACTCGTACCAGGTGGAGAATCAATGGATGAATTCTCCCTTATTAGAGAAACATTAGACTATATACTTTCACTTAAGGTTCAGGTTGATGTGATGCGAAGCGTTGTGAATGCAACCGAGGTTTTGAATCAAAGTAATTCAAAGATATAA
- the LOC139890640 gene encoding mannosyltransferase APTG1-like isoform X3, whose protein sequence is MYTQCYLQFSIKFLPSYISILHFSWAPRLFQSILSSSGDLYLFKLSNVLYGGHVAQWALFAQLTNWFMFYCITRTLSNSLETVLTVISLYYWPCLRVRSSDGLPVSRPWALVAAAIACAIRPTSAIIWVYVGLMELFVSRDRLKFVFLEVVPIGFIVLGMTFLLDRLMYGSWVLVPLNFLKFNFLSSGGDYYGTHPWHWYFTQGFTVMIFTYLPFTVVGIIQSKNWKLSGLILWVLVLYSVLGHKEFRFVLPVLPIALVYAGYSLAMLSQRYSSSKRNQKTTNARTKSSWKIQSAVFFLLVTNVPMAIYMSMIHQRGSEDVMNYLAKEALNGDVKNILFLTPCHATPYYSTLHKNIPMRFLDCSPREVKGTPDESDNFMMDPIGFMSEFAKNWSQPSHIILFDNEEKQLKEFLFTHSFVEKKRFFHSHFKVDRDLQASVVLYALLNQ, encoded by the exons ATGTACACCCAATGTTATTTGCAGTTCTCTATAAAGTTCTTGCCTTCTTACATATCGATACTCCATTTTTCATG GGCTCCACGACTATTTCAATCTATTTTGTCTTCATCTGGTGATCTCTACTTGTTCAAATTATCAAACGTATTGTATGGTGGCCATGTTGCTCAGTGGGCT CTCTTTGCACAGTTGACAAACTGGTTTATGTTTTATTGTATTACACGCACTTTATCCAATAGTTTAGAGACTGTTCTTACAGTTATTAGTCTCTACTACTGGCCCTGTTTGAGGGTCAGATCTAGCGATGGTCTCCCAGTTTCTAGACCATGGGCCTTGGTTGCAGCTGCCATAGCCTGTGCCATTCGGCCCACAAGTGCTATAATATGGGTTTATGTTGGCCTCATGGAGCTTTTTGTGTCCCGCGATAGACTGAAGTTTGTTTTTCTTGAAGTTGTTCCTATCGG GTTTATTGTGCTTGGAATGACGTTTTTACTTGACCGTTTAATGTATGGTTCGTGGGTTTTGGTGCCTCTCAACTTTCTAAAATTTAACTTTCTTTCATCTGGAGGTGACTATTATGGGACCCATCCATGGCATTGGTACTTCACTCAGGGATTTACTGTCATGATCTTCACTTATTTACCTTTTACGGTGGTTGGCATCATCCAATCTAAAAACTGGAAGCTATCAGGACTCATTTTGTGGGTCTTAGTGCTTTATAGTGTTCTAGGGCACAAAGAATTCAG GTTTGTTCTCCCTGTGCTTCCAATTGCGTTAGTTTACGCCGGGTATTCATTAGCCATGTTAAGCCAGCGATATTCATCTAGTAAAAGAAACCAAAAAACTACAAACGCTCGCACTAAAAGCTCATGGAAGATACAATCAGCGGTCTTTTTCTTGCTTGTAACAAATGTTCCCATGGCCATTTACATGAGTATGATTCATCAG AGAGGAAGTGAAGACGTCATGAATTATTTAGCTAAAGAGGCACTAAACGGAGATGTGAAAAACATCCTGTTCTTAACACCATGTCATGCTACTCCCTACTATTCGACCTTGCATAAAAATATTCCTATGCGTTTCTTAGACTGCTCACCAAG GGAAGTGAAGGGAACGCCTGATGAGTCCGACAACTTCATGATGGACCCAATTGGTTTCATGTCGGAATTTGCAAAAAACTGGTCTCAACCAAGTCATATTATACTATTCGACAATGAAGAAAAACAACTTAAAGAATTTCTTTTCACACATTCTTTTGTCGAG AAAAAAAGATTTTTTCATTCACATTTCAAGGTGGACCGAGATCTACAAGCATCAGTCGTTCTCTATGCTCTTCTAAACCAGTGA